A window of Candidatus Neomarinimicrobiota bacterium contains these coding sequences:
- a CDS encoding flagellar hook-length control protein FliK: MSAGLASLVRLTTLHYSRFIAGDQRSDVFAFDGGSLGKVQLTFQENQAGTTLSIVVDSSEVRQMLQRALLNLEQQWSQHGLNFSDVNVTVGNGDHGKSYPSGEHSTESSTDASETIDEVSSDDLESNRVKDYGYNTVEFVA, encoded by the coding sequence GTGTCTGCCGGTCTGGCCTCTCTGGTCCGGCTGACGACACTTCACTACAGCCGCTTTATCGCCGGCGATCAGCGTAGCGACGTATTCGCATTCGATGGCGGCTCGCTGGGCAAGGTGCAACTCACTTTCCAGGAAAATCAAGCCGGAACCACTCTGAGTATCGTGGTCGATTCGTCCGAGGTGCGTCAAATGCTCCAGCGGGCGCTTCTCAACCTCGAGCAGCAGTGGTCCCAGCATGGCTTGAACTTCTCCGATGTGAATGTGACGGTTGGCAATGGCGACCATGGAAAAAGTTACCCCAGTGGGGAGCATTCCACGGAATCCTCGACCGATGCTTCAGAAACGATCGACGAGGTCAGCTCAGATGACCTCGAATCAAACCGCGTCAAAGACTACGGTTACAATACCGTGGAATTTGTCGCCTAA
- a CDS encoding flagellar protein, with amino-acid sequence MRPEELALRTRLQPLKPPQTAAGPPAKGATAVRKGSPFSEVLADKLATRSETTGAAQSSSGVAFSAHARARLKERNVELSPLSLQRLNNGVRLAESKGSENTLVLMDDTAFIVSVRNRKVITAITKDAAVDNVFTKIDSATIV; translated from the coding sequence ATGCGACCCGAGGAATTAGCACTTCGCACACGACTACAACCGCTCAAACCGCCGCAGACGGCAGCCGGGCCACCCGCCAAGGGTGCCACAGCGGTGCGGAAGGGGTCCCCTTTCTCCGAGGTACTGGCAGACAAGCTAGCGACCAGGAGCGAGACAACCGGAGCAGCCCAAAGCAGTTCCGGCGTGGCCTTTTCTGCCCATGCCCGTGCGCGGCTGAAGGAGCGAAATGTGGAACTCTCACCTCTCAGTCTCCAGCGCCTCAATAACGGGGTGCGGCTGGCCGAGAGTAAAGGCAGTGAGAATACCTTGGTCCTGATGGACGACACCGCCTTTATCGTGAGTGTGAGGAATAGAAAGGTGATCACGGCGATCACCAAGGACGCTGCTGTCGACAATGTGTTTACCAAAATCGACAGCGCGACCATCGTATGA